In the Pseudomonas sp. ADAK2 genome, one interval contains:
- a CDS encoding TetR/AcrR family transcriptional regulator, translating to MSNNLSASNGPGRPKDLAKRQAILDAAKILFLSNGYASTSMDAVATEAGVSKLTVYSHFNDKETLFSAAVVAKCEEQLPPLFFELPDGISVETVLLNIARGFHQLINSDESVNLHRLMISLGSQDPKLSLIFFEAGPERMLSGMERLLSRIDQAGALSIDKPRNAAEHFFCLLKGAGNFRLLYGCGEPLIGEAAESHVREVVGLFMRAYRSASA from the coding sequence ATGTCGAACAATCTTTCAGCATCCAATGGTCCGGGCCGCCCCAAGGATCTGGCCAAGCGCCAGGCCATCCTCGACGCGGCGAAAATTCTGTTTCTGAGTAATGGTTATGCGAGCACCAGCATGGACGCCGTGGCCACCGAGGCGGGGGTGTCGAAGCTGACGGTCTACAGCCATTTCAATGACAAGGAGACACTGTTCTCCGCCGCCGTAGTCGCCAAGTGCGAAGAGCAACTGCCGCCGTTGTTTTTTGAATTGCCGGACGGCATTTCGGTGGAAACGGTGCTGTTGAACATCGCTCGTGGCTTTCATCAACTGATCAATAGCGATGAGTCGGTGAACCTGCATCGGTTAATGATCAGCCTGGGTAGCCAGGACCCGAAACTGTCGCTGATCTTTTTCGAGGCCGGGCCTGAGCGCATGTTGAGTGGCATGGAGCGCTTGCTGAGCCGGATCGATCAGGCCGGCGCACTGAGCATCGATAAACCGCGCAATGCCGCCGAACATTTCTTCTGCCTGCTCAAAGGCGCGGGGAATTTCCGCTTGTTGTATGGCTGCGGTGAGCCGTTGATCGGCGAGGCGGCGGAGAGCCACGTGCGGGAAGTGGTGGGGTTGTTTATGCGGGCGTATCGGTCAGCGTCAGCCTGA
- a CDS encoding class I SAM-dependent methyltransferase, whose translation MIEQPAACRIHVEASAPAFQPQAEQWAERLGLPMQVDDGEFALQVGEQGLQLQQLGPDAPGPVRVDFVEGGAAHRRLFGGGTGQMIAKAVGIAQGVRPRVLDATAGLGKDAFVLASLGCEMSLIERQPLIGALLEDGLARGAEDFDVAPIVARMRLLKGNSIEVMRNWEGEPPQVIYLDPMFPHREKTALVKKEMRLFRPLVGDDPDAPALLEAALALASHRVVVKRPRKAPCIAGPKPSHALDGKSSRYDIYPKKALKP comes from the coding sequence ATGATTGAACAACCCGCGGCCTGCCGCATCCATGTCGAGGCCTCGGCCCCGGCGTTTCAGCCACAGGCCGAGCAATGGGCCGAGCGCCTGGGCCTGCCCATGCAGGTGGATGACGGCGAGTTTGCCTTGCAGGTGGGCGAACAGGGTTTGCAGCTGCAACAGCTGGGGCCGGATGCGCCGGGGCCGGTGCGGGTGGACTTCGTCGAGGGCGGCGCGGCCCATCGTCGGTTGTTCGGCGGCGGTACCGGACAAATGATCGCCAAGGCGGTCGGCATCGCCCAAGGCGTGCGCCCACGGGTACTGGATGCCACGGCGGGGCTGGGCAAGGATGCGTTTGTGCTGGCGAGCCTGGGTTGCGAGATGAGCCTGATCGAACGTCAACCGCTGATCGGTGCGTTACTGGAAGATGGCCTGGCTCGCGGTGCGGAAGATTTCGACGTGGCGCCCATCGTCGCGCGGATGCGCTTGCTCAAAGGCAATTCGATTGAAGTCATGCGCAATTGGGAAGGCGAGCCGCCGCAGGTGATCTACCTCGACCCGATGTTCCCGCATCGCGAGAAAACCGCTCTGGTGAAGAAGGAAATGCGCCTGTTCCGCCCGCTGGTGGGCGATGACCCGGATGCACCGGCCTTGCTCGAAGCGGCGTTGGCCCTGGCCAGCCACCGGGTGGTGGTCAAGCGCCCGCGCAAGGCGCCGTGCATTGCCGGGCCGAAGCCGAGTCATGCGCTGGATGGGAAATCCAGTCGGTATGACATTTATCCGAAGAAGGCGCTCAAGCCCTGA
- a CDS encoding energy transducer TonB produces MSDIQTTSVGYISRHGDYGLRNSQALSGVSHLWQDFFAQALAEQSSDVVPACGTFPPVDLESPVEPTVGSELYAHIISQRECDVTETQVKPPEPLFLPIAEFEMELADKPFPPFPPDEIVAQQQQQNFESGWVRPIVLTAGQPVPAAGPAPQPRPLHLPIAEFELHLLDKPFPPFSPEELVEQQKQLDFDNGWARPIVLQNLRIAA; encoded by the coding sequence ATGTCAGACATTCAAACCACATCCGTAGGCTATATATCGCGTCATGGCGATTATGGGCTGCGAAACTCCCAAGCACTGAGCGGCGTCAGTCACCTGTGGCAAGATTTTTTTGCCCAGGCCCTGGCCGAACAGTCGAGCGATGTGGTGCCGGCGTGCGGGACTTTTCCACCGGTGGATCTGGAAAGCCCGGTCGAACCGACCGTCGGCAGCGAGCTCTACGCGCACATCATTTCCCAGCGTGAATGCGATGTAACGGAAACCCAGGTCAAGCCGCCAGAGCCGCTGTTCCTGCCGATCGCCGAGTTCGAAATGGAGCTGGCTGACAAACCTTTCCCGCCGTTCCCGCCGGATGAAATCGTCGCCCAGCAGCAACAGCAGAACTTCGAAAGTGGCTGGGTGCGCCCAATCGTCCTCACTGCAGGCCAACCTGTGCCAGCCGCCGGCCCGGCGCCGCAGCCGCGTCCGTTGCATCTGCCAATCGCCGAATTCGAACTGCACCTGCTGGACAAACCGTTCCCACCGTTCTCACCCGAAGAACTGGTTGAACAACAGAAACAACTCGATTTCGACAACGGCTGGGCGCGCCCGATCGTGCTGCAGAACCTGCGCATCGCCGCTTAA
- a CDS encoding extensin-like domain-containing protein — protein MRFAKGLLLVLLVIGAVGVSVWRGWISVPAQWNPRAPLDVSAAPNFLTRYKLMRLRNDPQLCDQALSTSGLRVARQADSPDAACPLANTLRVQGGEVALSSSFLASCPLAVAFALFERHALQPASQTVYGQAVTRVDHLGSFACRNMYNRENGARSQHAGANALDIAGFRLADGRTISVLKDWPKDNRDARFLRLVRDSACDMFSVVLSPDYNAAHRNHFHVDVGPWWVCR, from the coding sequence ATGCGGTTTGCCAAGGGATTGCTGCTGGTGTTGTTGGTGATTGGAGCGGTGGGGGTCAGCGTCTGGCGTGGCTGGATTTCCGTGCCCGCGCAGTGGAATCCCAGGGCGCCGTTGGACGTGAGCGCGGCGCCGAATTTTCTGACCCGCTACAAACTGATGCGCCTGCGCAATGATCCGCAATTGTGCGACCAGGCACTCAGCACCTCCGGTTTGCGCGTCGCACGCCAGGCCGATAGCCCGGACGCGGCTTGCCCGTTGGCCAACACCCTGCGCGTCCAAGGCGGCGAGGTGGCCTTGAGCAGCAGTTTCCTCGCCAGTTGCCCGTTGGCGGTGGCGTTCGCCCTGTTCGAGCGCCACGCCTTGCAGCCAGCGTCTCAGACGGTCTACGGCCAAGCTGTGACGCGGGTCGATCACCTCGGCAGCTTCGCTTGCCGCAACATGTACAACCGCGAGAACGGCGCCCGCAGCCAGCACGCCGGCGCCAATGCGCTGGATATCGCCGGTTTTCGCTTGGCCGATGGCCGAACCATCAGCGTGCTCAAGGATTGGCCCAAGGATAATCGGGACGCGCGGTTCCTGCGCCTGGTTCGCGACAGCGCCTGCGACATGTTCAGTGTGGTGTTGAGCCCGGACTACAACGCCGCCCATCGCAATCACTTTCATGTGGATGTGGGGCCGTGGTGGGTGTGTCGCTAA
- a CDS encoding isocitrate lyase/PEP mutase family protein, whose product MDAQTLRAQAFKALHERAGAFVIPNPWDAGSAKMLASLGFEALATTSAGYAFSNARPDGGLSLDDTLANVRAIVAATDLPVAVDLENGFADDPDECAQSILRAVEAGAVGGSIEDATGNADAPIYCFEHAVARVEAAVKAARSLPFPFMLTARAENFLHGNPDLDDTIRRLQAFAEAGADVLYAPGLRNAEDVLAVVRAVAPKPVNVLMSGGLKLTVEQLSEMGVKRISVGSALALAAYGEFFRAAEEIKTSGTFSFTSRSMPYAKANQLFKD is encoded by the coding sequence ATGGATGCGCAAACCCTTCGAGCCCAGGCGTTCAAAGCGCTGCATGAACGCGCGGGGGCTTTTGTCATTCCCAACCCGTGGGACGCCGGCTCGGCGAAAATGCTCGCCAGCCTGGGCTTCGAGGCACTGGCGACCACCAGCGCCGGTTATGCCTTTTCCAATGCTCGCCCCGATGGCGGATTGTCGCTGGACGACACCCTGGCCAATGTTCGGGCGATTGTCGCGGCGACTGATCTGCCGGTGGCGGTGGATCTGGAAAACGGTTTCGCCGATGATCCCGACGAATGCGCCCAGAGCATTTTGCGCGCAGTCGAGGCGGGCGCGGTCGGCGGTTCGATCGAAGATGCCACCGGCAATGCAGACGCGCCGATTTACTGTTTCGAACATGCCGTCGCCCGTGTCGAAGCAGCGGTGAAAGCCGCTCGCAGCCTGCCGTTTCCTTTCATGCTGACGGCTCGCGCCGAGAATTTCTTGCATGGCAATCCAGATCTGGACGACACCATTCGCCGCTTGCAGGCGTTCGCCGAGGCCGGCGCCGACGTGTTGTATGCGCCGGGCCTGCGCAACGCCGAAGACGTGTTGGCGGTGGTCCGCGCCGTGGCACCGAAACCGGTCAATGTGTTGATGTCCGGCGGGCTCAAGTTGACGGTCGAGCAGTTGAGCGAGATGGGCGTCAAACGCATCAGCGTCGGTTCGGCGCTGGCCCTGGCGGCGTATGGCGAGTTCTTCCGCGCGGCTGAAGAGATCAAGACGTCGGGCACGTTCAGCTTTACATCGCGTTCCATGCCGTATGCGAAGGCCAATCAGTTGTTCAAGGACTGA
- a CDS encoding DUF72 domain-containing protein, giving the protein MLLPYYLGCPSWSENAWRDYLYPQDAKPAEFLNLYSQVFNAVEGNTTFYASPAASTVQRWAETMPEHFRFTAKFPGDISHSGDLREQLTAAETFLQLLSPLGERVSPLWLQLSKSFTPQRLSELAGFIDAVDRPLAVEVRHDEFFAKGDAERMLNRLLLDRGVERICLDPRALFSCISTDPSVLHAQSKKPRVPPRPAAFTQFPQVRFIGHPHLEANDPFLVPWIEKIAVWIEEGRTPYIFLHTADNLLAAKLAQRFHAKLMLRLPGLPPLPELYREPAAEQLGLL; this is encoded by the coding sequence ATGTTGCTGCCTTACTACCTCGGTTGCCCGTCCTGGAGTGAAAACGCCTGGCGCGACTATCTCTACCCGCAAGACGCAAAACCCGCCGAATTCCTCAATCTTTATTCTCAAGTATTCAACGCCGTTGAAGGCAATACGACCTTCTACGCGAGCCCGGCTGCCAGCACCGTGCAGCGCTGGGCCGAAACCATGCCCGAACACTTTCGCTTCACCGCGAAATTCCCCGGCGACATCAGCCACAGCGGCGACCTGCGCGAGCAACTGACCGCTGCCGAAACCTTCCTGCAATTGCTCAGCCCGCTGGGCGAGCGGGTTTCGCCACTTTGGCTGCAATTGTCGAAAAGCTTCACTCCGCAACGACTGTCGGAGCTGGCCGGTTTTATCGATGCCGTGGACCGGCCGCTGGCGGTGGAAGTGCGGCACGACGAATTCTTCGCTAAGGGCGATGCCGAGCGCATGCTCAATCGCCTGCTGCTGGATCGCGGCGTCGAGCGCATCTGCCTTGATCCGCGAGCGCTGTTCAGTTGCATATCGACTGATCCGTCGGTGCTCCACGCCCAATCGAAAAAGCCCAGGGTGCCTCCGCGCCCGGCAGCGTTCACCCAATTCCCGCAGGTGCGATTCATCGGTCATCCGCACCTGGAGGCTAACGATCCGTTCCTCGTGCCGTGGATCGAGAAGATCGCCGTGTGGATTGAAGAGGGCCGCACGCCTTATATCTTCCTGCACACCGCCGACAACCTGCTGGCGGCGAAACTGGCGCAACGTTTTCACGCAAAACTGATGCTGCGTTTGCCTGGCTTGCCGCCGCTGCCTGAGCTATACAGAGAGCCCGCCGCCGAGCAACTTGGCCTGCTCTGA
- the tsaB gene encoding tRNA (adenosine(37)-N6)-threonylcarbamoyltransferase complex dimerization subunit type 1 TsaB, with translation MSTLLALDTATEACSVALLHDGKVTSHYEVIPRLHAQKLLPMIQQLLADAGTTLQAVDAIAFGRGPGAFTGVRIAIGVVQGLAFALERPVLPVSNLAVLAQRAFREHGVSQVAAAIDARMDEVYWGCYRETAGEMRLVGNEAVLPPEVAALPADASGEWFGAGTGWGYAERIGVNLSGQDAGMLPHAEDLLTLARFAWERGEAIVADEAQPVYLRDKVATPKAR, from the coding sequence ATGAGCACCTTGCTGGCCCTGGACACCGCGACTGAAGCTTGCTCCGTTGCCTTGCTGCATGACGGCAAGGTCACGAGCCATTACGAGGTGATCCCGCGCCTTCACGCGCAGAAATTGTTGCCGATGATTCAGCAACTGCTGGCCGACGCCGGCACCACCCTGCAAGCGGTGGACGCCATCGCCTTTGGTCGTGGACCGGGCGCGTTTACTGGCGTACGGATTGCCATCGGCGTGGTGCAGGGGCTGGCGTTTGCGCTGGAGCGCCCGGTGTTGCCGGTGTCGAACCTGGCCGTGCTGGCCCAGCGCGCCTTTCGCGAACACGGCGTCAGCCAGGTCGCGGCGGCCATCGATGCGCGGATGGATGAAGTGTATTGGGGCTGCTACCGCGAAACGGCCGGGGAGATGCGGCTTGTCGGCAACGAAGCGGTGTTGCCGCCGGAAGTGGCGGCGTTGCCGGCGGATGCCAGTGGCGAGTGGTTCGGCGCGGGTACCGGTTGGGGTTATGCCGAGCGCATCGGCGTCAATCTGAGCGGGCAGGACGCGGGGATGTTGCCCCATGCCGAAGACCTGCTGACGTTGGCGCGGTTTGCCTGGGAACGCGGTGAGGCGATTGTGGCGGATGAGGCGCAGCCGGTTTATTTGCGGGACAAGGTTGCCACGCCCAAAGCGCGTTGA
- the adk gene encoding adenylate kinase, which produces MRVILLGAPGAGKGTQAKFITEKFGIPQISTGDMLRAAVKAGTELGLIAKSVMDSGGLVSDDLIINLVKERISQADCANGFLFDGFPRTIPQAEALVKAGVELDHVVEIDVKDEDIVQRIAGRRVHEASGRVYHIVYNPPKIAGKDDITGDELVQRKDDTEETVRHRLSVYHAQTEPLVKFYQELSTAQGKPKYSHIEGVGSVEAITGKVLEALN; this is translated from the coding sequence ATGCGCGTCATTCTGCTGGGAGCTCCCGGGGCCGGTAAAGGTACTCAGGCTAAGTTCATCACCGAAAAATTCGGCATTCCGCAAATCTCCACTGGCGACATGCTGCGTGCAGCGGTCAAGGCCGGCACCGAGCTGGGCCTGATCGCCAAGAGCGTCATGGACAGCGGTGGTCTGGTCTCCGATGACCTGATCATCAACCTGGTCAAGGAACGTATCAGCCAGGCCGATTGCGCCAACGGTTTCCTGTTCGACGGTTTCCCGCGCACCATTCCCCAGGCTGAAGCCTTGGTGAAAGCCGGCGTCGAGCTGGATCACGTGGTCGAAATCGACGTTAAAGACGAAGACATCGTCCAGCGTATCGCCGGTCGTCGTGTTCACGAGGCTTCCGGCCGCGTGTACCACATCGTCTACAACCCGCCGAAAATTGCCGGTAAAGACGACATCACCGGTGACGAGCTGGTGCAGCGCAAGGACGATACCGAAGAAACCGTGCGTCATCGTCTGTCGGTCTACCACGCGCAGACCGAGCCATTGGTTAAGTTCTATCAGGAGCTGTCCACCGCTCAAGGTAAGCCGAAGTACAGCCACATCGAAGGTGTTGGCTCGGTGGAAGCGATCACCGGCAAGGTGCTTGAAGCGCTGAACTGA
- the ppc gene encoding phosphoenolpyruvate carboxylase, with amino-acid sequence MTDIDARLREDVHLLGELLGNTIREQYGDGFLDKIEQIRKGAKADRRGSMDAELSASLNQLSEDELLPVARAFNQFLNLANIAEQYQLIHRREESQPAPFEARVLPELLARLRAEGHSAESLARQLGRLEIELVLTAHPTEVARRTLIQKYDAIAAQLAAQDHRDLTSAEREQIQAKLQRLIAEAWHTEEIRRTRPTPVDEAKWGFAVIEHSLWQAIPNYLRKADLALHAATGLRLPLEAAPIRFASWMGGDRDGNPNVTAAVTREVLLLARWMAADLYLRDVDHLAAELSMQQASEALKAKAGDSAEPYRAVLKQLRERLRATRNWAHASLTKTTPAPADVLQNNRDLLDPLELCFNSLHECGMGVIADGPLLDCLRRAVTFGLFLVRLDVRQDSSRHTAAMTEITDYLGLGRYEDWNEEERIAFLMREQNNRRPLLPAYFKPSADTAEVLATCREIAAAPGASLGSYVISMAGAASDVLAVQLLLKEAGVLRPMRVVPLFETLADLDNAGPVIEKLLLLPGYRARLQGPQEVMIGYSDSAKDAGTTAAAWAQYRAQERLVDICREQQVELLLFHGRGGTVGRGGGPAHAAILSQPPGSVAGRFRTTEQGEMIRFKFGLPDIAEQNLNLYLAAVLEATLLPPPPPEPAWRHLMDELAADGVSAYRAVVRENPQFVEYFRQSTPEQELGRLPLGSRPAKRRAGGIESLRAIPWIFGWTQTRLMLPAWLGWEAALSKALERGEGELLGQMREQWPFFRTRIDMLEMVLAKADADIAQSYDERLVEPDLLPLGAHLRDLLSQACAVVLGLTGQSQLLAHSPDTLEFIRLRNTYLDPLHLLQAELLARSRQQEVAQGSPVEQALLVSVAGIAAGLRNTG; translated from the coding sequence ATGACCGATATTGATGCACGCTTGCGCGAGGATGTTCACCTGTTGGGTGAGCTGTTGGGCAACACCATTCGTGAACAGTACGGGGACGGTTTTCTCGACAAGATCGAGCAGATCCGCAAGGGCGCCAAGGCTGACCGTCGCGGTTCGATGGACGCCGAGCTGAGCGCCAGCCTCAACCAGTTGAGCGAAGACGAGTTGCTGCCGGTGGCGCGGGCGTTCAACCAGTTTCTCAACCTGGCCAATATCGCCGAGCAATATCAACTGATTCACCGTCGCGAAGAGTCGCAACCGGCGCCGTTCGAAGCGCGAGTGTTGCCGGAATTGCTCGCCCGCCTGCGCGCCGAAGGCCATAGCGCCGAATCCCTCGCTCGACAACTCGGCCGGCTGGAAATCGAACTGGTGCTGACCGCGCACCCGACCGAAGTCGCCCGCCGCACCCTGATCCAGAAATACGACGCCATCGCCGCGCAACTGGCCGCCCAGGATCACCGTGACCTGACCAGCGCCGAGCGCGAGCAGATCCAGGCGAAATTGCAGCGCCTGATCGCCGAAGCCTGGCACACCGAAGAAATTCGCCGCACCCGCCCGACCCCGGTCGACGAAGCCAAATGGGGCTTTGCGGTGATCGAGCATTCGCTGTGGCAAGCGATCCCTAATTATCTGCGCAAGGCCGACTTGGCGCTGCACGCCGCGACTGGCTTGCGTTTGCCACTGGAAGCGGCGCCGATTCGCTTCGCCTCGTGGATGGGCGGCGACCGCGATGGCAACCCGAATGTCACGGCGGCGGTCACCCGCGAAGTGCTGTTGCTGGCACGGTGGATGGCGGCGGATTTGTACCTGCGCGATGTTGATCACCTGGCCGCCGAGTTGTCGATGCAGCAGGCCAGCGAAGCGCTGAAAGCCAAGGCCGGCGACAGCGCCGAGCCTTACCGCGCGGTGCTCAAGCAATTGCGTGAACGCCTGCGGGCCACGCGCAACTGGGCGCATGCCTCGTTGACGAAGACCACGCCGGCCCCGGCCGATGTGCTGCAAAACAACCGCGACCTGCTCGATCCGCTGGAACTGTGCTTCAACTCGCTGCACGAGTGCGGCATGGGCGTGATCGCCGACGGTCCGCTGCTCGATTGCCTGCGTCGGGCGGTGACCTTCGGCTTGTTCCTTGTGCGCCTCGACGTGCGGCAGGACTCGTCCCGGCACACCGCGGCCATGACCGAAATCACCGATTACCTGGGCCTCGGTCGCTACGAAGACTGGAATGAGGAAGAGCGCATCGCCTTCCTGATGCGCGAGCAAAACAATCGCCGGCCGTTGCTGCCGGCGTACTTCAAACCGTCCGCCGACACCGCCGAAGTGTTGGCGACTTGCCGGGAAATCGCCGCCGCCCCGGGTGCGTCCCTCGGCTCCTATGTGATTTCCATGGCGGGCGCCGCTTCCGACGTGCTGGCCGTGCAACTGCTGCTCAAAGAGGCCGGCGTGTTGCGGCCGATGCGCGTGGTGCCACTGTTCGAAACCCTTGCCGACCTCGACAACGCCGGCCCGGTGATTGAAAAACTGTTGCTGCTGCCGGGCTATCGCGCGCGCCTGCAAGGGCCGCAGGAAGTGATGATCGGTTATTCCGACTCGGCCAAGGACGCCGGCACCACGGCGGCGGCCTGGGCGCAGTATCGGGCTCAGGAACGCTTGGTCGATATCTGTCGCGAGCAACAAGTGGAACTGCTGTTGTTCCACGGTCGCGGCGGCACTGTGGGCCGTGGCGGCGGCCCGGCGCACGCGGCGATTCTGTCGCAGCCACCGGGTTCGGTGGCAGGGCGTTTCCGCACCACCGAGCAAGGGGAAATGATTCGTTTCAAATTCGGCTTGCCGGACATCGCCGAGCAGAATCTCAATCTGTACCTGGCGGCGGTGCTCGAAGCGACCTTGCTGCCGCCACCACCGCCGGAGCCGGCCTGGCGCCACTTGATGGACGAATTGGCGGCTGACGGCGTCAGCGCTTACCGCGCCGTGGTGCGGGAAAATCCGCAATTCGTTGAGTACTTCCGCCAGTCGACCCCGGAACAGGAACTCGGTCGTTTGCCGTTGGGCAGTCGTCCAGCCAAGCGCCGCGCCGGTGGAATTGAAAGCCTGCGGGCGATCCCATGGATCTTCGGCTGGACCCAGACGCGCCTGATGCTGCCGGCCTGGCTCGGCTGGGAGGCGGCGCTGAGCAAGGCTCTGGAGCGTGGAGAAGGCGAGTTGCTGGGGCAGATGCGCGAGCAGTGGCCGTTCTTCCGCACCCGCATCGATATGCTGGAAATGGTGCTGGCCAAGGCCGACGCGGACATTGCCCAGTCTTACGATGAGCGGCTGGTCGAGCCCGATCTGCTTCCTTTGGGGGCGCATTTACGCGACCTATTGTCGCAGGCCTGCGCCGTGGTCCTTGGCCTGACCGGGCAGTCGCAGCTACTGGCACATAGCCCAGACACCCTGGAATTCATCCGCCTGCGCAACACCTACCTCGACCCGCTTCATCTATTGCAGGCCGAGTTGCTGGCCCGTTCGCGGCAACAGGAAGTGGCGCAGGGCAGCCCGGTAGAACAGGCGCTGCTGGTGTCTGTGGCGGGGATTGCCGCCGGTTTGCGAAATACCGGCTAA
- a CDS encoding pilin assembly protein: MKIRELAQHWEENAKGRLTDTGYTIHLDLEAAARLAAITEMYPKRHPEELLGELIGAALEELEASFPYVKGQTVVATDEEGDPLYEDVGPTPRFLALSRRHLHDLSADGDKQKH, from the coding sequence ATGAAAATCCGTGAGCTGGCCCAGCATTGGGAAGAAAACGCCAAGGGTCGCCTGACCGACACTGGCTACACCATTCACCTGGACCTGGAAGCCGCCGCCCGGCTGGCAGCGATTACCGAAATGTACCCCAAACGGCACCCCGAAGAACTGCTGGGCGAATTGATCGGTGCCGCGCTGGAAGAGCTCGAAGCGAGCTTCCCATATGTGAAAGGCCAGACCGTGGTTGCCACCGATGAAGAAGGTGATCCACTGTATGAAGACGTGGGTCCGACCCCGCGTTTTCTCGCGTTGTCCCGGCGTCATTTGCACGATTTGTCGGCCGATGGCGACAAGCAAAAGCACTGA
- a CDS encoding DUF4398 domain-containing protein — translation MELKTMKTSTAKSSFTHLRGLKLAALAIGSTFVLAGCAGNPPTEQYAVTQSAVNSAVSAGGTEFAAVEMKSAQDKLKQAEIAMHDKKYDEARTLAEQAEWDARVAERKAQAMKAEQAVKDSQKGVQELRQESQRTVQ, via the coding sequence ATGGAGTTGAAGACCATGAAGACCAGCACTGCCAAATCCTCGTTCACCCACCTGCGCGGTCTGAAACTGGCTGCCCTGGCAATCGGCAGCACCTTCGTCCTCGCCGGTTGCGCTGGCAACCCGCCGACCGAGCAGTACGCCGTGACCCAATCCGCCGTGAACAGCGCCGTCAGCGCCGGTGGTACTGAATTCGCAGCCGTGGAAATGAAGTCCGCCCAGGACAAGCTGAAACAAGCCGAAATCGCCATGCACGACAAGAAGTATGACGAAGCCCGCACCCTCGCCGAACAGGCCGAGTGGGACGCTCGCGTCGCCGAACGCAAGGCCCAGGCGATGAAAGCCGAACAGGCTGTGAAGGATTCCCAGAAAGGTGTTCAGGAACTGCGTCAGGAAAGCCAGCGCACTGTGCAGTAA
- a CDS encoding OmpA family protein, giving the protein MRKQLMIPALLAASVALAACSTPPNANLEQARVNYSGLQANPQASKVAALETKDASDYLDKADKAYQDKQDQAKVDQLAYLTNQRVEVAKQTIALRTAENNLKNAAAQRAQARLDARDQQIKQLQDSLNAKQTDRGTLVTFGDVLFATDRADLKSSGLVNINKLAQFLQENPDRKVIVEGYTDSTGTASHNQSLSERRAGSVRMALVKMGVDPARIVAQGYGKEYPVAENGSASGRAMNRRVEVTISNDNQPVVPRSAVSSN; this is encoded by the coding sequence ATGCGTAAACAATTGATGATCCCCGCTCTCCTGGCCGCAAGCGTCGCCCTGGCTGCCTGCTCCACTCCGCCGAACGCGAACCTGGAACAGGCCCGCGTGAACTACTCCGGCCTGCAAGCCAACCCGCAAGCGAGCAAAGTCGCGGCCCTCGAGACCAAAGACGCCAGTGATTACCTGGACAAGGCCGACAAGGCTTACCAGGACAAACAGGACCAGGCCAAGGTCGATCAACTGGCTTACCTGACCAACCAGCGCGTGGAAGTGGCCAAGCAGACCATCGCCCTGCGCACCGCTGAAAACAATCTGAAGAACGCAGCCGCCCAACGTGCCCAGGCGCGTCTGGATGCCCGCGATCAGCAGATCAAGCAACTGCAAGACAGCCTGAACGCCAAGCAGACCGATCGCGGCACCTTGGTGACCTTCGGTGACGTGCTGTTCGCCACCGACCGTGCTGACCTGAAGTCCAGCGGTCTGGTGAACATCAACAAACTGGCGCAATTCCTTCAGGAAAACCCTGATCGCAAAGTGATCGTCGAGGGTTACACCGACAGCACCGGTACCGCGAGCCATAACCAGTCGTTGTCCGAGCGTCGTGCCGGTTCCGTGCGCATGGCACTGGTGAAGATGGGTGTTGATCCAGCACGCATCGTTGCCCAGGGTTATGGCAAGGAATACCCGGTTGCCGAAAATGGCAGCGCGTCGGGCCGTGCGATGAACCGTCGGGTGGAAGTGACCATTTCCAACGACAACCAGCCAGTGGTGCCACGTTCGGCGGTTAGCTCGAACTAA